One Anaerolineae bacterium genomic window, AAAAAATCAAGGTGTGGGTCTCCATTTCTTTTTGTTTGAATTCCCGGTAGCCCAGTTTTTTATAAATATGCAGCGCGCCGGCGGTTTTGTGGCCCGTAAACAGCTCAAAACGTTTGATGTTTTGGAAACAGCCTTCCAGCTCTTGCATCAGTTTAGTGCCGATGCCCCGGTTTTGAAAATCAGGATGCACAATCAAACGGCCCACCAAACAGGCGCCGTCAACTACGGCGGCCCGCACCGAGCCAACAATCCTATCGTCAAGCACGGCTTTGAGGAACAGCATCTTTTCAAAATCAGTCTGTATTTCGGCCAGGGTTTGGATCAAGGGGGGCAGGGTATCGTCGTTGTAGCGTTCGGCTTCCATTTGATAGGCCAGTTTTTGTAGGGCCAAAATTTCTTGAGCGTCGTCAATATTGGCGCGGGTGATGAGCATCTTGATGTTCTCCAAAATATTTTGATTATTTTTATAATTGCCTTCCCTCAAAATAGGCGCGGCCGTTGCTGCCTCGCCACATAACAAAGGCGTCACGGATACGGGGGAGGTGGCTTGGCTCAAGGCCGGTTGGTAAATTGTCCTCGGCAAACCAGCCTTTAGCCAATGTTTCCAGGGCGTGGGACGGTTCTACCATCTCGGTTTCAAGCGGCCGGCATAAAAACACAAACACATACAGGTGATGCGGCGAGGCGTCATGGTGAAACCGTGAATCGTACACGCCCACCAGCATCATTGCTTTGCAGCTTACGCCGGTCTCTTCAAACGCTTCCCGCACAACCCCTTCGGCCGGTGTTTCCCCCACCGACATGGCCCCGCCCGGCAAGGCCCACTTGTGAGTGTCGGCGCGTTGGATGAGCAAAATTTCGCCCGCGTTATTGATCACCGCGGCATCTCCCACCGAAAGCGGCGTCGGCCTATTCAAGATTGGCTTGCGCAGGGGTTCAATTTGGTCAGAAGTTTGGCCGGTGGCCAGGGCAAACATTTCCAGGGCTATGTTTTGAATAGTCCGGTAGTTCTCGAGATCGTAAATGTTTTGGGAAAACTTCAAGCCCATGGCGGAAATGTCGCGCAATTTATCCGCCCACAGCGCAATAGTTTCAGCAGGTTTCATTCTGCCACACCTCCGGTTACTTTTTCTGGATTGGCCATATCAGGGGAACTTTA contains:
- a CDS encoding GNAT family N-acetyltransferase, coding for MLITRANIDDAQEILALQKLAYQMEAERYNDDTLPPLIQTLAEIQTDFEKMLFLKAVLDDRIVGSVRAAVVDGACLVGRLIVHPDFQNRGIGTKLMQELEGCFQNIKRFELFTGHKTAGALHIYKKLGYREFKQKEMETHTLIFLEKLAPGITEDKQ
- a CDS encoding NUDIX hydrolase N-terminal domain-containing protein — protein: MKPAETIALWADKLRDISAMGLKFSQNIYDLENYRTIQNIALEMFALATGQTSDQIEPLRKPILNRPTPLSVGDAAVINNAGEILLIQRADTHKWALPGGAMSVGETPAEGVVREAFEETGVSCKAMMLVGVYDSRFHHDASPHHLYVFVFLCRPLETEMVEPSHALETLAKGWFAEDNLPTGLEPSHLPRIRDAFVMWRGSNGRAYFEGRQL